From Cecembia calidifontis, one genomic window encodes:
- a CDS encoding SLC13 family permease, with product MAYNDSRRAAIRLYKKLKYGWIWASSTFTGNFIFALFVTSLFNNLGYTEEVNYVFFLSVLAIGLWVTEAIPPFSVGIFIIAGLLMGFGTEFILEEEYKTPVEMYLGTWTSNVIWLLLGGFFLAEGMSIVSLDRALFKFTLNKFGEDPNRLLLGLMLTTAIGSMVMSNTATTAMMISSILPLARIMGKNSEYTKALLVGIPAAATLGGMGTIIGSTPNAIAVGALQEKGINITFIDWMIFGLPTALIAILIFWKFLTKKLQLSQVHLDLSELNTPLSMKKGFERNAVLFTLFVTVSMWLTEPFHGIPIAATSAIPIVLLTLFQVIKAEDVRRLPWDTLMLVAGGLALGIAMVDVGLTDIIMEKISSLPMPMFGVAVVFAIIAVLISNIMSNTAAASILVPLGLSLPGIWGLAVPLIIALSCSSALMLPVSTPSNAIAFSTGMIEQKSFRSGGLLMIFVGPVLAFLTVLIYSWIFT from the coding sequence ATGGCTTACAACGATTCCAGACGCGCAGCCATCCGTCTGTACAAAAAATTAAAGTACGGCTGGATCTGGGCCTCTTCTACTTTCACCGGCAACTTTATCTTTGCTCTCTTTGTCACTTCCCTATTCAACAACCTGGGCTATACGGAAGAGGTCAACTATGTATTTTTCCTCAGTGTTTTAGCTATCGGGCTCTGGGTAACTGAAGCCATTCCACCCTTTTCGGTTGGAATTTTTATCATTGCTGGTCTGCTAATGGGCTTTGGCACCGAATTCATCCTGGAAGAGGAATATAAAACCCCTGTAGAGATGTATCTGGGTACCTGGACCAGTAACGTAATCTGGCTTTTATTGGGAGGTTTTTTCCTGGCAGAGGGGATGAGTATCGTGTCTTTGGACAGGGCCCTGTTTAAATTCACCTTGAACAAGTTTGGTGAAGACCCTAACCGGCTTTTGCTTGGCCTCATGCTTACAACAGCTATAGGAAGTATGGTCATGTCCAATACCGCCACTACAGCCATGATGATTTCTTCCATTTTACCTTTGGCAAGGATCATGGGTAAGAATTCCGAATACACCAAAGCCCTATTGGTAGGAATACCCGCAGCAGCTACCTTGGGAGGAATGGGCACCATCATCGGAAGTACGCCCAATGCCATTGCAGTCGGCGCCTTACAGGAGAAAGGCATCAATATCACTTTTATTGACTGGATGATTTTTGGACTGCCCACCGCCCTTATAGCCATTTTGATTTTCTGGAAATTCCTCACAAAAAAACTGCAACTCAGTCAGGTTCATCTGGACTTATCGGAATTGAACACCCCTCTCAGCATGAAGAAGGGCTTTGAAAGAAATGCCGTGCTTTTCACACTTTTTGTAACCGTCAGTATGTGGTTGACGGAACCCTTCCATGGGATTCCAATTGCTGCCACATCCGCAATCCCAATCGTTCTTTTAACATTGTTCCAAGTCATCAAGGCCGAAGACGTGCGCAGGTTACCCTGGGATACATTGATGCTGGTAGCCGGCGGCCTTGCATTGGGCATTGCGATGGTAGATGTAGGATTGACAGATATAATAATGGAAAAAATATCTTCATTGCCAATGCCCATGTTCGGAGTGGCCGTGGTATTTGCCATTATTGCAGTATTAATTTCCAACATCATGAGCAATACCGCAGCAGCATCTATACTTGTTCCATTGGGCTTATCCCTTCCGGGAATCTGGGGACTTGCAGTTCCTTTAATAATCGCACTTAGTTGTTCTTCAGCCCTGATGCTTCCTGTTTCCACTCCGTCCAACGCCATAGCCTTCTCTACAGGAATGATCGAACAGAAAAGTTTCAGATCAGGGGGGCTATTAATGATATTCGTAGGGCCGGTTTTGGCATTTTTAACCGTGCTGATTTATTCCTGGATTTTCACCTGA
- a CDS encoding TonB-dependent receptor, with protein sequence MKRNKQILILIFSLFASLLFHSELHAQDREKISGLFPGIPFPRFAQQVNSMTGYRFYYSMELQGFQVNISAKENTLTQILEAIFDQTDFKFSIDSENRVFITKNTPLDLRLSKDFFDRLKTDGEADSLNRQSDIERAYSRNKLYVIGNPSNQKEVTLSGKITGIETGNPVFGAVVFERAEYRRAITNEEGFFQILLPVGRHTLFIQNLGGFIEQRQISLQGDGILDVAIEENIISLSEVTVSSDRMTNISRPEMGVQKLNIQSMKKIPAILGEVDVIRSILTLPGVQTVGEASVGFNVRGGAADQNLILYNHSTIYNPSHLFGLFSAFNPDVVESVELYKAGIPVQYGGRLSSVLDVKAKYGNNEKIKVSGGIGLLTGRLAIDGPIGKNTTFSMGARSTYSDWLLQLLEENTDFKNGRASFYDLNFSISHKLNNKNILRANAYNSNDNFRFDRDTTFRYENLNFNLGWTHYFNERMEAEFVVGRDNYSFGIEGRDNPSNSYDFGFNIRQDFAKIHFNYDYNFRHKFNFGVHSTRYRLNPGKINPSGIESIVVPEEVNQEQALETALYFGDNIEISEQLTVSIGGRYAIYNFLGPNTSRVYAPGLPVSRTTLIREEIFNQGEVIQTHHGPEFRISGRYILNNISSIKAGYNTGRQFIHLITNNAAIAPTDIWKLSDNNILPQWGDQISLGYYRNLKVDKYEFSIETYHRSLRNLLDFRSGSTLILNNAVEQAVVRSEGRAYGAEVLLRKNTGKLNGWISYTYSRSLLRTAKDEQAEKINTGEWYPNNFDQPHNAVLVGNYEWSKRFSTSINANYSTGRPITLPVAKFEYGGSERVFFSDRNAYRIPDYFRIDLSVNIEGNHKVRKLAHSSWSVGVYNLLGRRNPYSVYFTPVNGILEGFQLSIFAQPIPFISYNFRI encoded by the coding sequence ATGAAAAGAAATAAACAGATCCTGATTTTGATTTTCTCCTTGTTTGCAAGCCTACTTTTCCATTCAGAATTGCATGCCCAAGACCGGGAAAAAATTTCCGGATTATTCCCGGGCATTCCTTTTCCAAGGTTTGCCCAGCAAGTGAACTCCATGACCGGATACCGCTTCTATTATTCCATGGAATTACAGGGTTTTCAGGTCAACATCAGTGCAAAAGAAAATACGCTCACACAAATTCTGGAGGCTATTTTTGATCAGACGGATTTCAAGTTCAGCATAGATTCAGAAAACCGGGTATTTATCACTAAAAACACTCCTTTGGATCTTAGGCTTTCAAAAGATTTTTTTGATAGGCTCAAAACTGATGGAGAAGCAGATAGCCTAAATCGGCAATCTGATATCGAGAGGGCTTATTCCCGAAACAAACTCTATGTAATCGGCAATCCCAGTAATCAAAAGGAGGTTACTTTAAGCGGAAAAATCACAGGAATTGAAACCGGTAATCCGGTTTTTGGAGCTGTTGTTTTTGAAAGGGCAGAATACAGACGTGCGATCACCAATGAGGAAGGGTTCTTCCAAATTCTCTTGCCTGTGGGCCGGCACACCTTATTTATTCAGAACCTGGGGGGATTTATTGAACAAAGGCAAATCAGTCTTCAGGGAGATGGCATTCTGGATGTGGCGATTGAAGAAAATATCATTTCCTTATCGGAGGTCACGGTAAGCTCAGACCGCATGACCAATATTTCCCGACCTGAAATGGGGGTCCAAAAACTGAATATCCAGTCGATGAAAAAAATCCCCGCCATTTTAGGGGAAGTGGATGTAATCCGGTCTATTCTGACATTACCAGGCGTTCAAACTGTTGGGGAGGCTTCTGTCGGCTTCAACGTCAGGGGAGGTGCTGCTGATCAAAACCTGATCCTTTATAACCATAGTACGATTTATAATCCCTCCCATTTATTTGGACTGTTTTCCGCATTCAATCCGGATGTGGTGGAGTCTGTGGAACTATATAAAGCAGGTATCCCCGTACAATATGGGGGCAGGTTGTCCTCTGTCCTGGATGTCAAAGCAAAATATGGCAATAATGAAAAAATAAAGGTTTCCGGAGGCATAGGTCTCTTGACAGGAAGGCTGGCTATTGATGGCCCAATAGGAAAAAACACCACTTTCTCGATGGGGGCAAGAAGTACCTATTCCGATTGGCTGCTTCAGTTATTGGAAGAAAACACGGATTTCAAAAATGGCAGAGCTTCCTTTTATGACCTCAATTTCAGTATTTCCCATAAACTTAATAACAAAAACATCCTCCGGGCCAATGCCTACAACAGCAATGACAATTTCAGATTTGATAGAGATACCACTTTCCGCTACGAAAATCTGAATTTCAATCTGGGGTGGACCCATTATTTCAATGAAAGGATGGAAGCTGAATTTGTGGTCGGTAGGGATAATTATTCATTTGGCATTGAAGGAAGGGACAATCCAAGTAATTCCTATGATTTCGGGTTCAATATCCGTCAGGACTTCGCCAAAATACATTTCAATTACGATTACAACTTCAGACACAAATTCAATTTTGGTGTACATAGCACCCGATACAGGCTAAACCCTGGAAAAATCAATCCTTCAGGAATAGAATCTATTGTAGTGCCTGAAGAAGTCAATCAGGAACAAGCACTGGAGACGGCCCTTTATTTTGGCGACAATATTGAGATCAGTGAACAACTGACTGTAAGTATCGGGGGGAGGTATGCGATCTATAATTTTTTAGGCCCTAATACCAGTAGGGTGTATGCTCCTGGGCTTCCTGTTTCACGCACTACCCTAATCAGAGAGGAAATCTTCAATCAAGGCGAAGTGATTCAAACCCATCATGGTCCAGAGTTCCGTATTTCCGGCAGATATATTCTCAACAACATTTCCTCTATCAAAGCAGGATACAATACAGGAAGACAGTTTATTCATTTGATCACCAACAATGCCGCCATTGCTCCTACAGATATTTGGAAACTCAGCGACAACAATATTCTACCACAATGGGGAGATCAAATCTCATTGGGTTATTACCGAAATCTAAAGGTGGACAAATATGAATTTTCCATAGAGACTTACCATAGAAGTTTGCGAAACCTTTTGGATTTCCGCTCAGGAAGCACTTTGATTTTGAACAATGCAGTAGAACAGGCTGTGGTTCGGTCTGAGGGAAGGGCTTATGGAGCCGAGGTGTTACTAAGAAAAAATACAGGCAAACTGAATGGCTGGATCAGTTACACCTATTCCAGGTCATTATTGAGAACCGCAAAAGATGAACAGGCTGAAAAAATCAATACCGGTGAATGGTATCCCAATAATTTTGACCAACCACATAATGCCGTACTGGTAGGCAATTACGAATGGAGCAAAAGGTTCAGCACTTCCATTAATGCCAACTACAGCACCGGAAGACCCATCACCTTACCTGTGGCCAAATTTGAATATGGAGGTTCTGAAAGGGTATTTTTCTCTGACAGAAATGCTTACAGGATTCCGGATTATTTTAGAATTGACTTATCAGTCAATATAGAAGGCAACCATAAAGTGAGAAAACTTGCCCATTCCTCCTGGTCAGTGGGTGTTTACAACTTATTGGGAAGGAGAAATCCCTATTCCGTTTACTTTACCCCTGTAAACGGAATCCTGGAAGGTTTTCAGTTATCCATCTTTGCCCAACCTATTCCATTCATCAGTTATAACTTTAGAATTTAA
- a CDS encoding putative quinol monooxygenase, with translation MMIRVVRMTFQEDKVRDFLDNFEANKEKIRHFPGCRYLELWQDKNFKNIFMTYSHWESEEALNQYRDSELFKSVWTYTKTLFSEKPMAFSAKKIEELP, from the coding sequence ATGATGATACGCGTAGTGAGAATGACCTTTCAGGAAGATAAGGTGCGGGATTTTTTGGACAACTTTGAGGCCAACAAAGAAAAAATAAGGCATTTCCCCGGTTGCCGCTACCTGGAACTCTGGCAGGACAAAAATTTTAAAAATATTTTCATGACTTACAGTCATTGGGAATCAGAGGAGGCCTTAAATCAATACCGTGATTCTGAATTATTTAAATCGGTATGGACTTATACCAAAACCCTGTTTTCAGAAAAACCCATGGCTTTTTCAGCAAAAAAAATTGAAGAACTGCCTTGA
- a CDS encoding HD domain-containing protein produces the protein MEKNIFDAIEFVAQAHRGHFRKATQIPYISHLINVMKILLEYGYSEKVAMAGLLHDVVEDTAVKIEEVESLFGGEVAALVRGATEPHKLHLEEGEAEAPWLERKIHTLDYLKKEASEYILAVSCADKLDNIRSIQSDIEKVGDEVWSRFNAPYESQKWYYTGLAITFVGRQKDFGAEFRALTDKFEATTKAVFLR, from the coding sequence ATGGAAAAGAATATTTTTGATGCCATTGAGTTTGTGGCACAAGCTCATCGCGGACATTTCAGGAAGGCAACTCAAATACCTTATATCAGCCATTTGATAAACGTCATGAAAATATTACTGGAATATGGGTATTCAGAAAAGGTAGCCATGGCAGGCTTGCTTCATGATGTAGTAGAAGATACAGCAGTTAAAATTGAGGAAGTGGAAAGCCTGTTTGGTGGTGAAGTGGCTGCTTTGGTAAGAGGGGCCACTGAGCCGCATAAGTTGCATTTGGAGGAAGGGGAAGCAGAGGCTCCTTGGTTAGAGCGGAAAATACATACACTGGATTATCTAAAAAAAGAAGCTTCAGAGTATATTTTGGCTGTTTCTTGTGCTGATAAATTGGATAATATCAGGTCTATTCAGTCAGATATTGAGAAAGTTGGGGATGAAGTATGGTCTCGTTTTAACGCACCTTATGAAAGTCAGAAATGGTATTATACTGGTTTAGCTATTACTTTCGTAGGTAGACAAAAGGACTTTGGTGCTGAGTTTAGGGCTTTAACGGATAAGTTTGAAGCAACCACAAAAGCCGTTTTTCTACGATAG
- a CDS encoding DUF4249 domain-containing protein, whose product MLKKIFHTHLILVFLIMFSCRDPFEPKLRDIPTEVLVVEGYIEVEGESFIRLSKTVPVRSTQASPVITGAKLSLLNSNNGRWDFVEKEEGIYSLIGNFPPFDSYQLQIELPGAKVYRTENLQPVVSPEIEELGFVRDQNGVEIFVSTRGNDQAQYFLWTYQEHWIFRPGVISRLIFENGLVRFREEDERIDLCWNNNLNPKIVLQNAARFEDNRILQRELVLIPNNSEKLTERYSIEVKQMAINQEAFDFWEILRKNSDDIGGIFSPLPSLIRGNIYNVSDEGEPVIGYISMGKSATKRIYIDINDVFPWPVFIPEYEFCRISFQDTIPPTDKAIFEAFGRGDRMPARDLRASNGEIIGYFGAPTQCVDCTLRGTNVRPEFWED is encoded by the coding sequence ATGTTGAAAAAAATCTTCCATACCCACCTGATATTGGTCTTCCTGATAATGTTTTCATGCAGGGATCCTTTCGAGCCGAAATTGAGAGACATTCCGACAGAAGTGCTTGTGGTAGAAGGTTATATTGAAGTGGAAGGAGAGTCGTTCATCCGACTGAGTAAGACTGTACCAGTAAGAAGTACCCAAGCGAGTCCAGTAATCACAGGGGCCAAACTTTCTCTTTTGAATAGTAATAACGGGCGATGGGATTTTGTTGAAAAAGAGGAAGGCATTTATTCATTGATAGGTAATTTTCCACCTTTTGACAGCTATCAGTTACAAATTGAACTACCAGGAGCTAAAGTGTACAGAACAGAAAATTTACAGCCGGTTGTTTCTCCTGAAATTGAAGAACTGGGTTTTGTCAGGGATCAAAATGGCGTAGAAATTTTTGTCAGCACGAGAGGGAATGATCAGGCCCAATATTTCTTATGGACCTATCAAGAACACTGGATTTTTAGGCCGGGGGTCATTTCCCGGCTGATTTTTGAAAATGGACTTGTAAGATTCAGGGAAGAAGATGAAAGGATTGACCTCTGCTGGAACAATAACCTTAACCCTAAAATTGTCCTTCAAAATGCGGCAAGGTTTGAAGACAACCGCATCCTTCAGAGAGAACTGGTGCTGATTCCCAACAATTCAGAAAAACTCACAGAGCGCTACAGCATCGAAGTAAAACAAATGGCCATCAATCAAGAAGCTTTTGACTTTTGGGAAATCCTTAGAAAAAATTCCGATGATATCGGAGGGATTTTCAGCCCTTTGCCTTCTCTAATCAGAGGCAACATCTATAATGTAAGCGATGAAGGAGAACCTGTCATTGGGTATATAAGTATGGGAAAATCCGCTACCAAAAGGATTTATATAGACATCAATGATGTTTTTCCCTGGCCTGTATTTATTCCCGAATACGAATTTTGCAGAATATCCTTTCAGGATACTATTCCTCCCACTGACAAAGCTATTTTTGAAGCATTTGGGAGAGGAGATAGAATGCCTGCCAGGGACTTGAGGGCAAGCAATGGTGAGATTATAGGGTATTTTGGAGCTCCCACCCAATGTGTAGACTGTACGCTAAGAGGGACCAATGTCAGACCTGAATTCTGGGAGGATTAA
- a CDS encoding mechanosensitive ion channel family protein: MQHFKFTYLLILFFVSFSISTVAQVVLDDQIIPLEEEDYHNLRTPYHTTLTFFLNLKEDNYDPKAAAQALNVSSEREKEAEKLAVQLKQIFDGNGVLIKFSEIPNEPDFLDTVFSNQAKFFFDTKKLPLVYLEKVNDEWKFSAFTVSQIDEMHKATYPYGTDRLLNVLPKMGNQVYLGLHFWQLAGLFLLILSLFVAHKLITFLLDKVFLYLVAKLGYAYVGEKYLLPVAKITSIYLILVLTTLFIKLLQLPVEVVSFVIKVLNAAKPLVITIVFYKIVDIVSLYFAKLAEKTESTLDDQLVPLIRKTLKAFVVIVGTLFVLKEGLEVDIVPFLTGLSIGGLAFALAAQDTIKNFFGSIMIFIDKPFQVGDWITSGDVDGTVEEVGFRSTRVRTFRNSVMYIPNGKIADATIDNHGLRQYRRFSTTLTITYDTPPELIEAFVEGLRKIVENHPNTRKDLYNVYFNNLSTYSQDIMFYIFFQVPTWQEELRCRQEILIQIVKLAKGLGVRFAFPTQTLHMENFPEKQSLVPGYPKDQAVYASKLQEFLVKELGKKDN; this comes from the coding sequence ATGCAGCATTTTAAGTTTACATACCTTCTGATTCTTTTTTTTGTCAGTTTTTCTATATCAACTGTTGCACAGGTAGTGTTGGATGATCAAATAATCCCCCTGGAAGAGGAGGATTACCATAATCTTCGGACTCCTTATCACACTACTTTGACCTTCTTTCTGAATCTCAAGGAGGATAATTATGATCCAAAAGCTGCCGCTCAGGCTCTCAATGTGAGTTCTGAAAGGGAGAAAGAGGCTGAAAAGTTGGCTGTTCAGCTGAAGCAGATATTTGATGGAAACGGTGTCTTGATAAAGTTTTCTGAAATTCCCAATGAGCCTGATTTTTTGGATACGGTATTCAGCAATCAGGCCAAATTCTTTTTTGATACCAAAAAGCTTCCCTTGGTTTATCTGGAGAAAGTAAATGATGAATGGAAATTCAGTGCATTTACTGTTTCCCAAATCGATGAGATGCATAAAGCAACCTACCCTTATGGAACGGACCGCTTGTTGAATGTGCTTCCTAAGATGGGGAACCAAGTTTATCTCGGCTTGCATTTTTGGCAATTGGCCGGTTTGTTTTTGCTTATTCTTTCTCTTTTTGTTGCGCACAAGCTGATTACATTCCTATTGGATAAAGTCTTTCTGTACCTGGTGGCCAAATTGGGCTATGCTTATGTCGGTGAGAAGTATCTTTTACCTGTGGCGAAAATCACCAGTATTTATTTGATCCTTGTTCTCACTACCCTTTTTATAAAATTATTGCAGCTGCCTGTAGAGGTCGTTTCCTTTGTCATCAAAGTCTTGAATGCAGCCAAGCCCTTGGTCATCACTATTGTTTTTTATAAAATCGTAGATATAGTTTCGCTCTATTTTGCCAAGTTGGCAGAGAAGACGGAATCCACATTGGATGATCAGCTGGTGCCCTTGATCCGCAAGACCTTGAAAGCTTTTGTGGTAATCGTAGGAACCTTGTTTGTACTCAAAGAAGGGCTTGAGGTAGATATCGTTCCTTTTCTTACAGGGCTTTCTATAGGAGGCTTGGCATTTGCTTTGGCTGCCCAGGATACCATCAAAAACTTTTTTGGTTCGATTATGATTTTCATTGATAAGCCCTTTCAGGTAGGGGACTGGATCACCTCTGGTGATGTGGATGGAACGGTGGAAGAAGTGGGTTTCCGATCCACAAGGGTCAGGACTTTCAGAAATTCGGTCATGTATATCCCGAATGGTAAAATTGCCGATGCGACCATTGACAATCATGGTCTGAGACAATACCGGAGGTTTTCCACTACCCTGACCATCACTTATGATACGCCGCCCGAATTGATAGAGGCCTTTGTGGAAGGCTTGCGAAAAATAGTAGAGAACCATCCAAACACCCGTAAGGACCTGTATAATGTTTATTTTAACAACCTTTCCACCTATAGCCAGGATATCATGTTTTATATATTCTTTCAGGTACCTACCTGGCAGGAGGAATTACGCTGCAGACAGGAAATTTTGATACAAATTGTCAAATTAGCCAAAGGGCTGGGTGTAAGGTTTGCGTTCCCAACCCAAACCTTACACATGGAAAATTTTCCTGAAAAACAGTCGCTTGTACCCGGATACCCTAAGGATCAGGCAGTTTATGCTTCCAAACTTCAGGAATTTTTGGTCAAGGAATTGGGCAAGAAGGATAATTAA
- a CDS encoding SAM hydrolase/SAM-dependent halogenase family protein: MALITFTSDFGDMDYYVPAVKAKMLSINPQLTIVDITHKVENYDVAHAAFVLKYVYNEFPKGTVHLVAMNATSNVTDGYIGIKLNEHIFIGPNNGILSLLSEEEPGIIVKLGDVHIKDSTFPAKDILAPVAAKVATGASIHDFGGPLSQIKKMIPRNFKATKKQITGHVIRVDNYGNLITNITKEVFDTLNPGRFNIEFSRETLTKLNTNYDQVEPGDCFAFFNSLGLLEIGINHGHGAELLGLRYDSPVFINFETEGT; this comes from the coding sequence ATGGCATTGATAACATTCACTTCGGATTTTGGAGACATGGATTATTATGTACCCGCGGTAAAGGCAAAAATGTTATCCATCAACCCTCAGCTTACGATTGTGGATATTACCCATAAAGTGGAAAACTATGATGTTGCCCATGCTGCGTTTGTATTAAAGTATGTTTACAATGAATTTCCAAAAGGAACCGTCCATTTGGTGGCCATGAATGCCACAAGTAATGTGACCGACGGTTATATCGGAATTAAATTGAACGAACACATATTCATCGGGCCTAACAATGGTATATTAAGCCTATTGTCTGAAGAGGAACCGGGTATCATTGTAAAATTAGGAGATGTGCATATCAAGGATAGCACTTTCCCCGCCAAAGACATCCTGGCCCCCGTAGCAGCAAAAGTGGCCACCGGTGCTTCCATACATGATTTTGGGGGACCATTAAGCCAAATTAAAAAGATGATCCCGAGAAATTTCAAGGCCACCAAAAAACAGATTACAGGTCATGTGATACGGGTAGACAATTATGGCAACTTGATCACCAATATTACCAAAGAAGTATTTGATACTTTGAATCCGGGAAGGTTCAATATAGAATTCAGCAGGGAAACATTGACCAAGCTCAACACGAATTATGACCAGGTGGAACCCGGGGATTGCTTTGCCTTCTTTAACAGCCTGGGCTTATTGGAAATCGGAATCAATCACGGGCATGGGGCAGAACTTTTGGGACTCAGGTATGACAGTCCTGTATTTATCAATTTTGAAACAGAGGGAACATGA
- a CDS encoding sugar phosphate isomerase/epimerase family protein, protein MISRRDAIKSIGLGTGAFLTANALQAAPAKTVGKFSFCLNTSTIMGQQPGLKGYLEIAARAGYDGVELWIRDLQEYINSGNSVSSLRKLISDSGLKFENAIGFAPWMVDDASKRKAGFEQMEKEMELLAAVGCKRVAAPAFGVDAPLDLFKAGERYKALLDLGRKTGVIPQLEFWGAFPFFHHLGQVLMVAAVANDQDARILPDVYHLFRGGSGYDGLKMLSGDLIEVFHMNDFVSHIPREEQQDKDRVYPGDGSAPMKQILADLKAMGGEKVLSLELFNQDYWKQDALTVAKTGLEKMKTLVAQV, encoded by the coding sequence ATGATTTCCAGAAGAGATGCCATCAAATCAATCGGACTAGGAACCGGGGCTTTTTTGACAGCCAATGCATTGCAGGCGGCTCCGGCCAAAACAGTTGGTAAATTCAGTTTCTGTCTGAATACAAGTACTATTATGGGGCAACAGCCCGGTTTGAAAGGTTATCTGGAAATAGCAGCCCGTGCAGGTTATGATGGGGTAGAATTATGGATCAGAGATCTTCAGGAATACATCAATTCGGGCAATTCTGTTTCCAGTTTAAGAAAACTTATCAGCGACAGCGGGCTTAAATTTGAAAATGCAATTGGTTTTGCGCCTTGGATGGTGGATGACGCTTCCAAAAGGAAGGCCGGCTTTGAGCAAATGGAAAAAGAAATGGAGCTTTTGGCGGCCGTTGGGTGTAAACGGGTAGCAGCCCCGGCTTTTGGTGTTGATGCGCCTTTGGATCTTTTCAAGGCGGGGGAGCGATATAAGGCTTTATTGGATTTGGGAAGGAAGACCGGTGTCATTCCTCAATTGGAGTTTTGGGGGGCCTTTCCTTTTTTCCACCACCTTGGGCAAGTCCTCATGGTGGCAGCTGTTGCCAATGACCAAGATGCCAGGATTCTGCCAGATGTGTACCACCTCTTTAGAGGAGGCTCGGGATATGATGGGCTGAAAATGCTCAGCGGAGACTTGATTGAAGTTTTTCATATGAATGATTTTGTGTCCCATATTCCAAGGGAAGAACAGCAGGACAAAGACAGGGTTTATCCGGGTGATGGATCGGCCCCTATGAAGCAAATCCTTGCCGATCTCAAAGCCATGGGCGGAGAAAAGGTACTTTCCTTGGAGCTTTTCAATCAGGACTATTGGAAGCAAGATGCTTTGACTGTGGCAAAGACAGGATTGGAAAAAATGAAGACCTTGGTGGCCCAGGTATAA
- a CDS encoding ORF6N domain-containing protein, translating to MLDYHLAMVYHVETKRLNEQVKRNLKRFPGTFMFQLTQEEWDTLQLHLSNMISSESLQSQFATAKRRSLPYAFTEQGVSMLSAVLNSDTAIEVSIQIMQAFVAMRKTLGNLHGVIQRLEGVELRQLQTDSKLEQIFQALEKDTKPTQGIFFEGQLFDAHVFASDLVKKAKKSIELLDNYLDETTLLLLSKRRKGVSCIVHTRIKPVLQKDLEKHNKQYEPITLIENRGSHDRFLILDDQELYHIGASLKDLGNKCFTFSRMDNFLEVVKGKLLNC from the coding sequence ATGCTTGATTATCATTTGGCTATGGTATATCATGTTGAAACGAAAAGGTTGAATGAACAGGTTAAGAGGAACTTGAAGCGGTTTCCAGGTACGTTTATGTTTCAGCTTACTCAAGAAGAATGGGATACACTACAGCTTCACCTTTCTAATATGATATCTTCGGAGAGTTTGCAGTCGCAATTTGCGACCGCAAAGCGAAGGTCACTACCCTATGCTTTTACAGAACAAGGCGTTTCGATGCTCTCAGCCGTACTTAATAGTGATACTGCAATTGAAGTCAGCATCCAAATCATGCAGGCTTTTGTAGCCATGCGTAAGACCTTGGGCAATCTGCATGGTGTGATCCAACGACTGGAAGGAGTGGAGCTGAGGCAGCTGCAAACAGACAGTAAACTGGAACAGATCTTCCAAGCTTTGGAAAAAGATACCAAACCAACACAGGGTATTTTCTTTGAAGGGCAGCTATTTGATGCTCATGTTTTTGCATCAGACCTGGTCAAAAAGGCAAAGAAATCCATTGAACTTTTGGATAACTATTTAGATGAAACAACCCTGCTATTGCTTAGCAAGCGGAGGAAGGGTGTCAGCTGTATCGTACACACACGCATCAAGCCTGTCTTGCAGAAGGACTTGGAGAAGCACAACAAACAATACGAACCCATCACCTTGATAGAAAATAGGGGCAGCCATGACCGCTTTTTGATCCTGGATGATCAGGAACTGTATCATATTGGCGCCTCCCTGAAAGACCTTGGCAATAAGTGTTTTACCTTTTCCAGGATGGACAACTTTTTAGAAGTTGTAAAAGGGAAGTTGTTGAATTGTTAG